In a single window of the Caulobacter soli genome:
- a CDS encoding autotransporter outer membrane beta-barrel domain-containing protein produces the protein MSKQSVGAAKAVVAESSRVDRLARFAEGLEQLAARWGREARDPRVAAALSERFGPSAPELLLTQDAVAHLLASSFGAPGALPPKLLLRLHDSLAALAVLAAWTPPVVEADIVPFAPVVDAKSRAQAVRLETAARKLLKGLGRVLAVGAVGASVLGALPAAAGDYISNHNGSNGSGGGASVVGGDGDPGDPGGTANETISGTYDANGAAAVSVTANGGNGGRGGHGIPIVVGTYGEGGDGGTGGDGGSVTLSVSGDVSTTGNNAAGVQVLTNAGAGGSGGDGDGLVGIGGDGAGGGTGGHAELTNHATVTTHGTDSNALYVKSAGGAGGSGGDGDGAVGVGGSGNHSGPGGEVYVYSDNDLTTGGDRSSGILAQSVGGQAGAGGGAGGIGAFAGGSEAAGEGGQVTVYTYGHISTVGSDAYGVLAQSVGGGGGAAGGAGGIAALGGGGSGGGNGGQVDATNGGLIETGGVRAIGLFAQSVGGSGGVGGGAGGLVGVGGAGGSSGNGGAVTATNDGQIFTHQVEATGIFAQSIGGGGGNGAGGAGLVGVGGDGGASGTGGAVTVSNTGTVETDGDRAQAVFAQSVGGGGGNGAGAGGLAAIGGKGGAGGDAGIVTVTNDGNLTTHGYDAYAVFAQSVGGGGGNGGGAGGQFAIGGQGTGGGIGEAVTVTNHGGIFTDLDGSGGVFAQSVGGGGGNGGDSTSAGLFVSLSVGGDAGTGSKGGDVRVINDGTIQTAGDRASAIYAQSVGGGGGNGGFGAGGAVGVYGAVSIGVGGSGGGGGGGGYVHVTADGTLVTKGDDSRGVFAQSVGGGGGDGGYTVSAALALGDVGAVSGAISVGGKGGAASAGGDVLVDHVSGVNIDTTGDRAVGMFAQSVGGGGGNGGWSGAIAAAASGGASAAIGVAVGGSGGNAGAGGAVTVDTAGQIHTRGVDASGIYAQSIGGGGGTGGFALAGALSAGTAAGSASVGVGGSGAGGGDAKTVTVTSVTDILTEGDRSAGIYAQAVGGGGGSGGWSGAVAGAAGQAGGAVGVSIGGDGDVGGKGGVVDVDSRGDIETRGADAAGIFGQSVGGGGGSGGFSIAVGVAVGEGALGGSVGVGGSGLGGGDADTVTIDTVGSIHTIGDRSAGVFAQSVGGGGGNGGWSGSLAIAAGQTAGAVGVSVGGSGGLGGDGKVVKVTNTGNITTTGEDAAGVLAQSVGGGGGTGGFSLSAGVGAGQTAGAVNVSVGGNGGAGNDAALVKVTSDGVISTRGDRAYGVQAQSIGGGGGSGGFTGALSVGAGQSTGAIAIGVGGSGAGGGKGGDVEVDVIDLILTLGDDATAVLAQSIGGGGGSGGFSLTGSAGIGQTSGSGSLSVGGSGGAAGDAGDMVKVTSHADISTTGDRANGIQAQSIGGGGGAGGWTGALAVAVGDTSGAVGVGIGGSGAGGGDGKDVTVDSFGQILTHGDDAVGILAQSVGGGGGSGGFSIAAGGASGQSTGAASLSIGGGGGVGGDGGVVTVHSHDLIETVNDRAYAIQAQSIGGGGGAGGFSAAVTAALSSGSPIGVSASVGGSGGAGGDAKTVTVTSDVGAVTHGDDAHALIAQSIGGGGGSGGFSIAGALTQGTSTVGLSASIGGSGGSAGDAGEVHVTTDGTTTTGGARAYGVFAQSVGGGGGDGGFAGALTGGLSSTDNIAIGLSLGGSGGSAGIGRLVEVINNGKVGTTGDAATAIFAQSVGGGGGTGGMAVSAALGGARSKNVSLALGGSGGGGGKGGDVKVTSTDLVVTEGDDATAIFAQSVGGGGGAGGAAGALAVSGGESTNLSMNMGGSGASGSIGGDVTVINSGLVVTHGEQSHGIFAESIGGGGGHGGMAGIDENQWSDYMAGGAGTVSLGSNSNNISVALGGAGGTGNDGGVVRVTNTGVVATTGESQANAIYAQSIGGGGGDAGVSTAASGSFGQGKNGTYAIALGGTGGAAGDGKLVDVKNSGSLSTVGGNATGIVAQSVGGGGGSGGDARGFSLSFSKKASGAGTEKATSVNLSIGGQGGAAGDGGEVDVLNSGQILTQGGDSHGVFAQSVGGGGGRGGLISTQGEEIVTFLDMANKGEAKGGQIAIGGSGAGGGDGFLVKVDNSGLIWTKGKDSHGVFAQSVGGGGGDGGSGLAGEVSIGGQGGVAGDGGEVRVTNSGTIVTEGALSRGVFAQSVGGGGGTGGATDYDGDDTYSYSKGLSDTMKVVGNLTATKELIDSFKEPAWGISIGGTGGTAGDGGLVTVNNTGAIYTSGRLSHGIMAQSVGGGGGTGGEGTITAVGQIVFSGVGGTAGDGGDVVVTNSGLIQTSGYGAYGIFAQSVGGGGGVAGDTSLGIASWGDFGPFGGEDYSDYGKLSVNPLDGYGGDGGDVTVTNTGDIILLGEGSVGIFAQSVGGGGGLFGSGLGLSFAGSLGGTGDAGTVTVVQNGNIWTGGKNGIGAFFQSQAGDIPSGLSSSALSSSASTPTYAAKDIIATLNGDVHGGSVYGKGVFVDGGKNNTITLNGVVSAASNLAIQTTSGNDTIVSNKGVVGNIDLGGGLNAFDNKSTSILQTLDYVNLNGGLLTNDGVVTPGGNGLVQTTRVEGDFKQTAGGTFLADLDLGKTGKPGEIDRLDVTGSLDLKGKFILQIADAGHILPGDHTATILNGSGVLTATGLQLVAPTSSIATFELKTTPDDLNLHYVVDFSPTGFNVNRTAVGDHINAIQLAGSTDKFAPVAEELFWEPSQGNLANYYDSFSPETYADQVAVTNFAISGFTDSMMTCPTTPGQDEADSCVWTKAGGRLLKLGATAQDMAFEERSTGLSGGFENAVNAHWRVGAAVSAEDLRSGVTNRTHGDGERYQVGAVVKAIDGPLTAAMALDVGTASVDTSRAVLLPSGLRMARAKQRQDFQAITARAAYRFGTDKAYAKPIAELNYARVQTGAFSEKGAGALNLVAPRQDDVSTRASVKLEVGAEFMQGVTAIRPYARIGASQMLSGRAPQFTAAFEGAPPVAGSFDVAGRLDKTTGDAELGVSIVGAKGASAKINWSGQFGDRVSNQALAVKFTVPF, from the coding sequence GCACGGCCAACGAGACCATCAGCGGGACCTACGACGCCAATGGCGCGGCCGCGGTGTCCGTGACGGCCAACGGCGGCAATGGCGGTCGTGGCGGCCATGGCATTCCGATCGTCGTCGGCACCTATGGCGAGGGCGGCGACGGCGGAACCGGGGGCGACGGCGGCTCGGTGACCCTGTCGGTCAGCGGCGACGTCTCGACCACGGGTAACAACGCGGCCGGCGTCCAGGTTCTGACGAACGCCGGCGCGGGCGGCTCCGGCGGCGACGGCGACGGGTTGGTCGGTATCGGCGGCGACGGCGCGGGGGGCGGCACGGGCGGCCATGCGGAGCTGACCAATCACGCGACGGTTACGACCCACGGGACGGATTCGAACGCTTTGTACGTCAAGAGCGCGGGCGGCGCGGGCGGCTCCGGCGGCGATGGCGACGGCGCGGTCGGGGTCGGCGGTTCCGGCAATCACAGCGGCCCGGGCGGCGAGGTCTATGTCTATAGCGACAACGACCTGACCACCGGCGGCGACCGCTCGTCGGGCATCCTGGCCCAGAGCGTCGGCGGCCAGGCGGGCGCCGGCGGCGGGGCCGGCGGCATCGGCGCGTTCGCCGGGGGATCCGAGGCGGCGGGCGAAGGTGGCCAGGTCACCGTGTACACCTACGGTCACATCAGCACGGTCGGCAGCGACGCCTATGGCGTGCTGGCGCAGAGCGTGGGCGGCGGCGGCGGCGCGGCCGGCGGCGCGGGCGGCATCGCGGCTCTGGGCGGCGGCGGCTCGGGCGGCGGGAACGGCGGCCAGGTCGACGCGACCAACGGCGGCCTGATCGAGACCGGCGGCGTTCGCGCCATCGGCCTGTTCGCCCAGAGCGTGGGCGGCAGCGGCGGCGTGGGCGGCGGGGCCGGCGGCCTGGTCGGCGTCGGCGGCGCGGGCGGCTCGTCCGGCAACGGCGGCGCGGTGACCGCGACGAACGACGGCCAGATCTTCACCCATCAAGTCGAGGCCACGGGCATCTTCGCCCAGAGCATCGGCGGCGGCGGCGGCAACGGCGCGGGCGGCGCGGGCCTGGTCGGCGTCGGCGGCGACGGCGGCGCCTCGGGCACGGGCGGGGCCGTGACGGTCTCCAACACCGGCACGGTGGAAACCGACGGCGACCGGGCCCAGGCCGTGTTCGCCCAGAGCGTGGGCGGCGGCGGCGGCAACGGCGCGGGGGCCGGCGGCCTGGCCGCGATCGGCGGCAAGGGCGGCGCCGGCGGCGACGCGGGAATCGTCACGGTCACCAACGACGGCAATCTGACGACCCATGGCTACGACGCCTACGCCGTGTTCGCCCAGAGCGTGGGCGGCGGCGGCGGCAACGGCGGCGGCGCGGGCGGTCAGTTCGCGATCGGCGGCCAAGGCACGGGCGGCGGCATCGGCGAGGCCGTCACCGTCACCAATCACGGCGGCATCTTCACCGACCTGGACGGTTCGGGCGGCGTCTTCGCCCAGTCGGTCGGCGGCGGCGGCGGCAACGGCGGCGACTCCACCAGCGCGGGCCTGTTCGTCAGCCTGTCGGTCGGCGGCGACGCCGGCACGGGCAGCAAGGGCGGCGACGTCCGGGTGATCAACGACGGCACGATCCAGACCGCCGGCGACCGAGCCTCGGCCATCTACGCCCAGAGCGTGGGCGGCGGCGGCGGCAACGGCGGCTTCGGGGCCGGCGGCGCGGTCGGCGTCTACGGCGCGGTCAGCATCGGCGTCGGCGGTTCGGGCGGCGGCGGCGGCGGCGGCGGCTATGTCCACGTCACGGCCGACGGAACCCTGGTCACCAAGGGCGACGACTCGCGCGGCGTGTTCGCCCAGAGCGTGGGCGGCGGCGGCGGCGACGGCGGCTACACGGTGTCGGCGGCCCTGGCGCTGGGCGACGTCGGGGCTGTGTCCGGCGCGATCTCGGTCGGCGGCAAGGGCGGCGCGGCCAGCGCCGGCGGCGACGTCCTGGTCGATCACGTTAGCGGCGTGAACATCGACACCACCGGCGACCGGGCGGTCGGCATGTTCGCCCAGAGCGTAGGCGGCGGCGGCGGCAACGGCGGCTGGAGCGGCGCGATCGCCGCGGCGGCCTCGGGCGGCGCCAGCGCGGCGATCGGCGTGGCCGTGGGCGGCAGCGGCGGCAACGCCGGCGCCGGCGGCGCGGTCACGGTCGATACGGCCGGCCAGATCCACACGCGCGGCGTCGACGCTTCGGGCATCTACGCCCAGAGCATCGGCGGCGGCGGCGGCACGGGCGGCTTCGCCCTGGCGGGCGCCCTTTCGGCCGGCACGGCGGCGGGGTCGGCCTCGGTCGGCGTCGGCGGCTCGGGGGCCGGCGGCGGTGACGCCAAGACGGTCACGGTGACCAGCGTCACCGATATCCTCACCGAAGGCGACCGCTCGGCCGGGATCTATGCCCAGGCGGTGGGCGGCGGCGGCGGCAGCGGCGGCTGGAGCGGCGCGGTGGCCGGGGCGGCCGGCCAGGCCGGCGGCGCGGTCGGCGTGTCCATCGGCGGCGACGGCGACGTCGGCGGCAAGGGCGGCGTCGTGGATGTCGACAGCCGGGGCGACATCGAAACTCGCGGCGCGGACGCGGCCGGCATCTTCGGCCAGAGCGTGGGCGGCGGCGGCGGCAGCGGCGGCTTCTCGATCGCCGTGGGCGTGGCGGTCGGCGAAGGCGCGCTGGGCGGCTCGGTCGGCGTGGGCGGCAGCGGCCTGGGCGGCGGCGACGCCGACACGGTGACCATCGACACCGTGGGCTCGATCCATACGATCGGCGACCGGTCGGCGGGCGTGTTCGCCCAATCGGTCGGCGGCGGCGGCGGTAACGGCGGCTGGAGCGGCTCGCTGGCCATCGCGGCGGGCCAGACGGCCGGCGCGGTCGGCGTCAGCGTCGGCGGCTCGGGCGGCCTGGGCGGCGACGGCAAGGTCGTCAAGGTCACCAACACCGGCAACATCACCACCACGGGCGAAGACGCCGCGGGCGTCCTGGCCCAGTCGGTCGGCGGCGGCGGCGGCACGGGCGGCTTCTCGCTGTCGGCCGGCGTGGGCGCGGGCCAGACGGCCGGCGCGGTCAATGTCAGCGTCGGCGGCAACGGCGGGGCGGGCAATGACGCCGCGCTGGTCAAGGTGACCAGCGACGGCGTGATCAGCACCCGGGGCGACCGGGCGTACGGCGTTCAGGCCCAGAGCATCGGCGGCGGCGGCGGCAGCGGCGGCTTCACCGGCGCCCTGTCGGTGGGCGCGGGCCAGAGCACCGGCGCGATCGCGATCGGCGTCGGCGGTTCCGGCGCCGGCGGCGGCAAGGGCGGCGACGTCGAGGTGGACGTCATCGACCTGATCCTGACCCTGGGCGACGACGCCACGGCGGTTTTGGCCCAGAGCATCGGCGGCGGTGGCGGCAGCGGCGGCTTCTCACTGACCGGATCGGCCGGCATCGGCCAGACCTCCGGCTCGGGCTCGCTCAGCGTCGGCGGTTCCGGCGGCGCGGCGGGCGACGCCGGCGACATGGTCAAGGTGACCAGTCACGCGGACATTTCAACGACCGGCGACCGGGCCAACGGCATCCAGGCCCAGTCGATCGGCGGCGGCGGCGGCGCGGGCGGCTGGACGGGCGCCCTGGCGGTCGCCGTCGGCGACACCAGCGGCGCGGTCGGAGTCGGCATCGGCGGCTCCGGAGCCGGCGGCGGCGACGGCAAGGACGTCACGGTCGACAGCTTCGGCCAGATCCTGACCCACGGCGACGACGCCGTCGGCATCCTGGCCCAGTCGGTCGGCGGCGGCGGCGGCAGCGGCGGCTTCTCGATCGCGGCCGGCGGAGCGTCCGGTCAGAGCACCGGCGCGGCGTCCCTGAGCATCGGCGGCGGCGGCGGGGTCGGCGGCGACGGCGGCGTCGTGACCGTTCACAGCCATGACCTGATCGAGACCGTGAACGACCGCGCCTATGCGATCCAGGCGCAATCGATCGGCGGCGGCGGCGGCGCGGGCGGCTTCTCGGCGGCGGTGACGGCGGCCCTGTCGTCGGGCAGCCCGATCGGCGTCAGCGCGTCGGTCGGCGGCTCCGGCGGCGCGGGCGGCGACGCCAAGACCGTCACGGTCACCAGCGACGTCGGGGCGGTGACCCACGGCGACGACGCCCACGCCCTGATCGCCCAGAGCATCGGCGGCGGCGGCGGCAGCGGCGGCTTCTCGATCGCCGGCGCCCTGACCCAAGGGACCAGCACGGTCGGCCTCTCGGCCAGCATCGGCGGCTCGGGCGGCTCGGCGGGCGACGCCGGCGAGGTTCACGTGACCACCGACGGAACCACCACCACCGGAGGCGCGCGCGCCTACGGCGTGTTCGCCCAGAGCGTGGGCGGCGGCGGCGGCGACGGCGGCTTCGCCGGAGCCCTGACCGGCGGCCTGTCCTCGACCGACAACATCGCCATCGGCCTGTCGCTGGGCGGTTCGGGCGGCTCGGCGGGCATCGGCCGCCTGGTCGAGGTGATCAACAACGGCAAGGTCGGCACCACCGGCGACGCGGCCACGGCCATCTTCGCCCAGAGCGTGGGCGGCGGCGGCGGCACGGGCGGCATGGCCGTCTCGGCGGCCCTGGGCGGCGCCCGGTCCAAAAACGTTTCGCTGGCCTTAGGCGGTTCGGGCGGCGGCGGCGGCAAGGGCGGCGACGTCAAGGTCACCTCGACCGACCTGGTGGTCACCGAGGGCGACGACGCCACGGCCATCTTCGCCCAGAGCGTGGGCGGCGGCGGCGGCGCCGGCGGTGCGGCCGGAGCCCTGGCGGTCTCGGGCGGCGAGTCCACCAACCTGTCGATGAACATGGGCGGTTCGGGCGCCAGCGGCTCGATCGGCGGCGACGTCACCGTCATCAACAGCGGCTTGGTGGTCACCCACGGCGAGCAATCGCACGGCATCTTCGCCGAGAGCATCGGCGGCGGCGGCGGCCACGGCGGCATGGCCGGCATCGACGAGAACCAGTGGTCCGACTACATGGCCGGCGGCGCCGGCACGGTCAGCCTGGGCTCCAACAGCAACAACATCTCGGTCGCCCTGGGCGGCGCCGGCGGAACCGGCAACGACGGCGGCGTCGTCAGGGTGACCAACACCGGCGTGGTGGCGACGACCGGCGAGTCCCAGGCCAACGCCATCTACGCCCAGAGCATCGGCGGCGGCGGCGGCGACGCGGGGGTGTCCACGGCGGCGTCGGGCAGCTTCGGCCAGGGCAAGAACGGCACCTACGCCATCGCCCTGGGCGGTACGGGCGGGGCGGCCGGCGACGGCAAGCTGGTGGACGTCAAGAACAGCGGCTCGCTGAGCACGGTCGGCGGCAACGCGACGGGCATCGTGGCCCAGTCGGTGGGCGGCGGCGGCGGCAGCGGCGGCGACGCCCGTGGCTTCTCGCTCAGCTTCTCCAAGAAGGCGTCGGGCGCCGGCACCGAGAAGGCGACCTCGGTCAATCTCTCGATCGGCGGCCAGGGCGGAGCGGCCGGCGACGGCGGCGAGGTCGACGTGCTCAACAGCGGCCAGATCCTGACCCAGGGCGGCGACTCGCACGGCGTGTTCGCCCAGTCGGTCGGCGGCGGCGGCGGTCGCGGCGGCCTGATCTCGACCCAGGGCGAGGAGATCGTCACCTTCCTCGACATGGCCAACAAGGGCGAGGCCAAGGGCGGTCAGATCGCCATCGGCGGCAGCGGCGCGGGCGGCGGCGACGGCTTCCTGGTCAAGGTCGACAACAGCGGCCTGATCTGGACCAAGGGCAAGGACTCCCACGGGGTGTTCGCCCAGTCGGTCGGCGGCGGCGGCGGTGACGGCGGTTCGGGCCTGGCCGGCGAGGTCAGCATCGGCGGCCAGGGCGGCGTGGCCGGCGACGGCGGCGAAGTTCGGGTCACCAACAGCGGGACCATCGTCACCGAAGGCGCCCTGTCGCGCGGCGTGTTCGCCCAGAGCGTGGGCGGCGGCGGCGGCACCGGCGGCGCCACCGACTACGACGGCGACGACACCTATTCCTACAGCAAGGGCCTGTCGGACACGATGAAGGTGGTCGGCAACCTGACCGCCACCAAGGAACTGATCGACTCGTTCAAGGAACCGGCCTGGGGCATCAGCATCGGCGGAACCGGCGGTACGGCTGGTGACGGCGGGCTGGTCACGGTCAACAACACCGGCGCGATCTACACCTCCGGCCGCCTGTCGCACGGCATCATGGCCCAGAGCGTGGGCGGCGGCGGCGGCACGGGCGGCGAAGGCACGATCACGGCGGTCGGCCAGATCGTGTTCTCGGGCGTCGGCGGCACGGCGGGCGACGGCGGCGACGTGGTCGTCACCAACAGCGGCCTGATCCAGACCTCGGGCTACGGCGCCTACGGGATCTTCGCCCAGAGCGTGGGCGGCGGCGGCGGCGTGGCCGGCGACACCTCGCTGGGCATCGCCTCGTGGGGCGACTTCGGCCCGTTCGGCGGCGAGGACTACAGCGACTACGGCAAGCTCAGCGTCAATCCGCTGGACGGCTACGGCGGCGACGGCGGCGACGTCACGGTGACCAACACCGGCGACATCATCCTGCTCGGCGAGGGCTCGGTCGGGATCTTCGCCCAGTCGGTGGGCGGCGGCGGCGGCCTGTTCGGCAGCGGCCTGGGCCTGTCCTTCGCCGGTTCGCTGGGCGGCACGGGCGACGCGGGCACCGTCACCGTGGTCCAGAACGGCAACATCTGGACCGGCGGCAAGAACGGTATCGGGGCCTTCTTCCAGAGCCAGGCGGGCGACATTCCGTCGGGCCTGAGCAGCAGCGCCCTGTCGTCGTCGGCGTCGACTCCGACCTATGCGGCCAAGGACATCATCGCCACCCTGAACGGCGACGTCCACGGCGGCTCGGTCTACGGCAAGGGCGTGTTCGTCGACGGCGGCAAGAACAACACCATCACCCTGAACGGCGTGGTGTCGGCCGCCTCGAACCTGGCGATCCAGACCACCAGCGGCAACGACACGATCGTCAGCAACAAGGGCGTGGTCGGCAACATCGACCTGGGCGGCGGACTGAACGCCTTCGACAACAAGTCGACCTCGATCCTGCAGACGCTGGACTACGTGAACCTGAACGGCGGCCTGCTGACCAACGACGGCGTCGTGACGCCGGGCGGCAATGGCCTGGTGCAGACCACCCGCGTCGAGGGCGACTTCAAGCAGACCGCAGGCGGCACGTTCCTGGCCGACCTGGACCTGGGCAAGACCGGCAAGCCCGGCGAGATCGACCGTCTGGACGTCACCGGCTCGCTGGACTTGAAGGGCAAGTTCATCCTGCAGATCGCCGACGCGGGCCACATCCTGCCGGGCGACCACACGGCCACGATCCTCAACGGCTCGGGCGTGCTGACGGCGACAGGCCTGCAGCTCGTGGCCCCGACCTCGTCGATCGCCACGTTCGAGCTGAAGACCACGCCCGACGACCTGAACCTGCACTATGTGGTCGACTTCTCGCCGACCGGGTTCAACGTCAACCGCACGGCCGTGGGCGACCACATCAACGCCATCCAGCTGGCCGGCAGCACCGACAAGTTTGCGCCGGTGGCCGAAGAGCTGTTCTGGGAGCCTTCGCAGGGCAATCTGGCCAACTACTACGACAGCTTCAGCCCCGAGACCTATGCCGACCAGGTGGCGGTGACCAACTTCGCCATCTCGGGCTTCACGGACTCGATGATGACCTGTCCGACGACGCCGGGCCAGGACGAGGCCGACAGCTGCGTCTGGACCAAGGCCGGCGGGCGTCTTTTGAAACTTGGCGCCACGGCGCAGGACATGGCGTTCGAGGAACGCTCGACGGGTCTGTCGGGCGGCTTCGAGAACGCGGTGAACGCGCACTGGCGCGTCGGCGCCGCCGTCTCGGCCGAGGACCTGCGCAGCGGGGTCACCAACCGCACCCATGGCGACGGCGAACGCTACCAGGTCGGCGCGGTGGTCAAGGCGATCGACGGCCCACTGACGGCGGCCATGGCCCTCGACGTGGGCACGGCCTCGGTGGACACCAGTCGCGCGGTGCTGCTGCCCTCGGGTCTGCGGATGGCGCGAGCCAAGCAGCGCCAGGACTTCCAGGCGATCACCGCCCGGGCCGCCTATCGCTTCGGCACCGACAAGGCCTACGCCAAGCCGATCGCCGAACTGAACTACGCCCGCGTCCAGACCGGCGCCTTCTCCGAAAAGGGCGCCGGGGCCCTGAACCTGGTCGCGCCCAGGCAGGACGACGTATCGACCCGCGCCAGCGTCAAGCTGGAGGTCGGGGCCGAGTTCATGCAGGGCGTGACGGCCATCCGGCCCTATGCTCGGATCGGCGCCAGCCAGATGCTGTCGGGGCGCGCCCCGCAGTTCACCGCCGCCTTCGAAGGCGCGCCGCCGGTGGCGGGCTCGTTCGATGTCGCCGGCCGGCTGGACAAGACCACCGGCGACGCCGAGCTGGGCGTGTCGATCGTCGGCGCCAAGGGGGCCAGCGCCAAGATCAACTGGTCGGGTCAGTTCGGCGACCGCGTCAGCAACCAGGCGCTGGCCGTGAAGTTCACGGTGCCGTTCTAA
- a CDS encoding ABC-F family ATP-binding cassette domain-containing protein translates to MIRLDNISKQNGHQILFIEASMGIQKGEKVGLVGPNGAGKTTLFRMITGREQPDDGLVAIDPGMTIGYFSQDVGEMSGQSAVAAVMDGVGPVSALAAEMATLEAAMVDPDQADQLDAILERYGEVQARFQELDGYALDARAREVLAGLSFSQERMDGDVGLLSGGWKMRVALARILLMRPDGMLLDEPSNHLDLESLIWLEAFLKNYDGALLMTSHDRAFMNRIIGKVVEIDGGSLITYSGDLDFYDQQRALGEAQRQAQYERQQAMLAKEIKFIEKFKARASHAAQVQSRVKKLDKIERVEAPRRRQAVQFEFQSPPRSGEDVISLRNVHKGYGDKPIYEALDFLVRRKERWCVLGANGAGKSTLLKLVAGDTKPDQGVVNIGASVRMGYFAQHSMDLLDGEETIFESLERSFPQAGQGALRTLAGCFGFSGDDVEKPCRVLSGGEKARLVMAKMLFDPPNLLVLDEPTNHLDMATKEMLVAALADFEGTMLFVSHDRHFLAALSNRVLELTPEGVHQYGGGYTEYVTRTGQEAPGLHPGG, encoded by the coding sequence ATGATCCGCCTCGACAACATCTCCAAGCAGAACGGCCACCAGATCCTGTTCATCGAAGCCTCGATGGGGATCCAGAAGGGCGAAAAGGTCGGGCTGGTCGGCCCGAACGGCGCCGGCAAGACGACTCTGTTTCGCATGATTACCGGTCGGGAGCAGCCCGACGACGGGCTGGTCGCGATCGATCCCGGCATGACGATCGGCTATTTCAGCCAGGATGTCGGCGAGATGTCGGGCCAGAGCGCGGTCGCCGCGGTGATGGACGGCGTCGGCCCCGTCAGCGCCCTGGCCGCCGAGATGGCCACGCTCGAGGCGGCCATGGTCGATCCGGACCAGGCCGACCAACTGGACGCCATCCTCGAACGCTATGGCGAGGTGCAGGCGCGCTTCCAGGAACTGGACGGCTACGCGCTGGACGCGCGGGCGCGCGAGGTGCTGGCCGGCCTGAGCTTCAGCCAGGAACGCATGGACGGCGACGTCGGCCTGCTGTCCGGCGGCTGGAAGATGCGCGTGGCCCTGGCCCGCATCCTGCTGATGCGGCCCGACGGCATGCTGCTGGACGAACCCTCCAACCACCTGGACCTGGAAAGCCTGATCTGGCTGGAGGCGTTCCTGAAGAACTACGACGGCGCCCTGCTGATGACGTCGCACGACCGCGCCTTCATGAACCGCATCATCGGCAAGGTGGTCGAGATCGACGGCGGCTCGCTGATCACCTATTCCGGCGACCTGGACTTCTACGACCAGCAGCGCGCGCTGGGCGAGGCGCAGCGCCAGGCGCAGTACGAGCGTCAGCAGGCCATGCTGGCCAAGGAAATCAAGTTCATCGAGAAGTTCAAGGCGCGCGCCTCGCACGCCGCCCAGGTCCAGAGCCGGGTCAAGAAGCTCGACAAGATCGAACGCGTCGAGGCCCCGCGCCGTCGCCAGGCCGTCCAGTTCGAGTTCCAGAGCCCGCCGCGGTCGGGCGAGGACGTGATCAGCCTGCGCAACGTCCACAAGGGCTACGGCGACAAGCCGATCTATGAGGCCCTGGACTTCCTGGTGCGCCGCAAGGAGCGCTGGTGCGTCCTGGGCGCCAACGGCGCCGGCAAGTCGACGCTGCTGAAGCTGGTGGCCGGCGACACCAAGCCCGACCAGGGCGTGGTCAACATCGGCGCCAGCGTCAGGATGGGCTATTTCGCCCAGCACTCCATGGACCTGCTGGACGGCGAAGAGACGATCTTCGAGTCGCTGGAGCGCTCGTTCCCGCAGGCGGGGCAGGGGGCGTTGCGCACCCTGGCGGGGTGCTTCGGTTTCTCTGGCGACGATGTCGAAAAGCCCTGCCGCGTGTTGTCCGGCGGTGAGAAGGCGCGCCTGGTCATGGCCAAGATGCTGTTCGATCCGCCGAACCTGCTGGTGCTGGACGAGCCGACCAACCACCTGGACATGGCGACCAAGGAGATGCTGGTCGCGGCCCTGGCGGACTTCGAGGGCACCATGCTCTTCGTCTCGCACGACCGCCATTTCCTGGCGGCCCTGAGCAACCGCGTGCTGGAGCTGACGCCCGAGGGCGTCCACCAGTACGGCGGCGGCTATACGGAATATGTCACCCGCACGGGCCAGGAAGCGCCGGGTCTGCACCCGGGCGGCTAG
- a CDS encoding phosphoadenylyl-sulfate reductase: MAYDQTAIEVKPCAAKPPTAADLAARLDAELRDAHPLTVLRRAYETFGDKLALVSSFGAESVVLLHLASQVSKDIPVLFLDTGMLFGQTLDYRKSLAAKLGLTDVRDLRPAYTDLAVHDPKSDLWRTSTDGCCHIRKVLPLDRALGEFSGWTTGRKRFHGGDRLRLRVVEESEGKIKFNPLANWGKAELEAYTAEHDLPAHPLVAQGFPSVGCWPCTKPVDDPNADVRAGRWAGEDKTECGIHVARAPGAAPNVGDGI; the protein is encoded by the coding sequence GTGGCCTACGACCAGACCGCGATCGAGGTGAAGCCGTGCGCCGCGAAGCCGCCGACAGCGGCTGACCTGGCGGCGCGTCTGGACGCCGAGCTGCGCGACGCCCATCCGCTGACCGTGCTGCGCCGGGCCTACGAAACCTTTGGCGACAAGCTGGCCCTGGTCAGCTCGTTCGGCGCGGAGTCGGTCGTTCTGCTGCACCTGGCCAGCCAGGTTTCGAAGGACATCCCCGTGCTGTTCCTCGACACCGGCATGCTGTTTGGCCAGACCCTGGACTATCGCAAGAGCCTGGCCGCCAAGCTGGGCCTGACCGACGTGCGCGACCTGCGGCCGGCCTACACCGACCTGGCGGTCCACGATCCGAAGTCCGACCTGTGGCGCACCAGCACCGACGGCTGCTGCCATATCCGCAAGGTGCTGCCGCTGGACCGCGCCCTGGGCGAATTCTCGGGCTGGACCACGGGCCGCAAGCGCTTCCATGGCGGCGATCGCCTGCGCCTGCGCGTGGTCGAGGAAAGCGAGGGGAAGATCAAGTTCAACCCCCTGGCCAACTGGGGCAAGGCCGAGCTGGAGGCCTACACCGCCGAGCACGACCTGCCGGCCCACCCGCTGGTCGCCCAGGGTTTCCCCTCGGTGGGCTGCTGGCCCTGCACCAAGCCGGTGGACGACCCCAACGCCGACGTCCGCGCCGGCCGCTGGGCGGGCGAGGACAAGACCGAGTGCGGCATCCACGTCGCCCGGGCGCCGGGCGCGGCGCCGAACGTGGGCGACGGGATTTAG